One part of the Equus caballus isolate H_3958 breed thoroughbred chromosome 30, TB-T2T, whole genome shotgun sequence genome encodes these proteins:
- the LOC111772343 gene encoding kinesin-like protein KIF21B: MAGMVMGWGPEGAGGGRLQETWWRSEEELTGVEGREEGEREGRWEGRKEGRKAYVIVSTDTSVVISSCSLAEARLLLDNFLKASIDKGLQVAQKEAQIRLLEGRLRQTDIAGSSQNHLLLDALREKAETNPELQALIYNVQQENGYASTDEEISEFSEGSFSQSFTMKGSTSHDDFKFKGEPKLSAQMKAVSAECLGPPLDVSTKNITKSLASLVEIKEDGAGLSLRDQYYRDKVSRTISLPTRGSTFPRQSRGTETSPLTRRKSYDRGQPIRSTDVGFTPPSSPPTRPRSDRNVFSRLTSNQSQGSALDKSDDSDSSLSEVLRGIITPVGGAKGARTAPLQCVSMAEGHTKPILCLDATDELLFTGSKDRSCKMWNLVTGQEIAALKGHPNNVVSIKFCSHSGLVFSVSTSYIKVWDIRDSAKCIRTLTSSGQVTSGDACAATSTRAIASAQGEHQINQIALSPSGTMLYAASGNAVRIWELSRFQPVGKLTGHIGPVMCLTVTQTASQHDLVVTGSKDHYVKMFELGECVAGTIGPTHNFEPPHYDGIECLAIQGDILFSGSRDNGIKKWDLEQQELIQQIPNAHKDWVCALAFVPGRPMLLSACRAGVIKVWNVDNFTPIGEIKGHDSPINAICTNAKHIFTASSDLTVKFWSIRRLPGGPP, encoded by the exons ATGGCGGGGATGGTGATGGGCTGGGGGCCCGAGGGGGCGGGAGGGGGTCGCCTGCAGGAAACCTGGTGGAGGTCAGAGGAGGAGCTCACGggtgtggaaggaagggaggaaggagagagggagggaaggtgggaaggaaggaaagagggaaggaaagcataTGTTATTGTTTCCACAGACACGTCGGTGGTCATCAGCTCCTGCTCCCTGGCCGAAGCCCGCCTCCTGCTGGACAACTTTCTCAAGGCGTCCATCGACAAG GGGCTGCAGGTGGCACAGAAGGAGGCTCAGATCCGGCTGCTGGAAGGACGGCTGAGGCAGACCGACATCGCAGGTTcctcccagaaccacctgctcctgGACGCCCTGCGCGAGAAGGCCGAGACGAATCCTGAGCTGCAGGCGCTCATCTACAACGTGCAGCAGG agAACGGCTACGCCAGCACTGATGAGGAGATCTCAGAGTTCTCGGAGGGGAG CTTCTCCCAATCGTTCACCATGAAAGGCTCCACCAGCCACGATGATTTCAAGTTCAAG GGCGAGCCCAAGCTGTCTGCCCAGATGAAGGCCGTGTCGGCCGAGTGCCTGGGGCCCCCGCTGGACGTCTCCACCAAGAACATCACCAAGTCGCTGGCCTCCCTCGTGGAGATCAAGGAAGACGGAGCGGGCCTCTCCCTCCGAGACCAGTACTACCGGGACAAGGTCTCGCGCACCATCAGCCTGCCCACCAGAGGCAGTACCTT CCCCCGGCAGTCTCGAGGCACGGAGACGTCCCCTCTGACCCGAAGGAAGTCGTATGACCGAGGACAGCCCATTAG GTCCACGGACGTGGGATTCACGCCCCCCTCGTCCCCTCCCACGCGGCCCCGCAGTGACCGTAACGTCTTCTCCCGTCTCACCAGCAATCAGAGCCAGGGCTCAGCGCTGGACAA GTCTGATGACAGCGATTCCTCTTTGTCGGAGGTCCTGAG GGGCATCATCACCCCGGTTGGAGGAGCCAAGGGTGCGCGGACGGCCCCACTGCAGTGCGTCTCCATGGCCGAGGGCCACACCAAGCCCATCCTCTGCCTGGATGCCACGGACGAGCTGCTCTTCACGGGCTCCAAAG ACCGCAGCTGTAAGATGTGGAACTTGGTCACGGGGCAGGAGATCGCAGCCCTCAAGGGCCACCCCAACAACGTGGTCTCCATCAAGTTCTGCAGCCACTCGGGCCTGGTGTTCTCCGTGTCCACCTCCTACATCAAGGTGTGGGACATCCGGGACTCGGCCAAGTGCATACGCACGCTCAC GTCCTCGGGCCAGGTGACCTCTGGTGACGCCTGTGCCGCCACGTCCACCCGCGCCATCGCCAGTGCACAGGGAGAGCACCAGATCAACCAGATTGCCCTCAGCCCTTCGGGCACCATGCTGTACGCGGCCTCCGGCAACGCCGTCCGCATCTGGGAGCTCAGCAG GTTCCAGCCCGTCGGCAAGCTGACTGGCCACATCGGCCCCGTGATGTGCCTGACCGTCACCCAGACCGCCAGCCAGCACGATCTGGTGGTGACCGGCTCCAAGGACCACTACGTTAAG ATGTTCGAGCTGGGGGAGTGCGTGGCGGGCACCATCGGCCCCACCCACAACTTCGAGCCCCCGCACTATGACGGCATCGAATGCCTCGCCATCCAGGGAGACATCCTGTTCAGCGGCTCCCGGGATAACGGCATCAAGAAGTGGGACCTGGAACAGCAGGAGCTCATCCAG CAAATCCCCAACGCACACAAGGACTGGGTGTGCGCCCTGGCCTTCGTGCCGGGCCGCCCCATGCTGCTGAGCGCCTGCCGGGCAGGCGTCATCAAGGTCTGGAACGTGGACAATTTCACGCCCATCGGGGAGATCAAGGGCCATGACAGCCCCATCAACGCCATCTGCACCAACGCCAAGCACATCTTCACCGCCTCCAG CGACCTGACAGTGAAGTTCTGGAGTATACGGCGCTTACCCGGTGGCCCACCCTAG